TTATCAATAGATGCCTTTAACAAAAAAGATTGTTGTGATTAAATCTCATGTTTGCCAGTAATTTATGCATAACTGAATATATAGCTGAAAAACATATGATTGTGGAATGTAATTGTTAATCGTGATCAGCACAAATAATCATGCTAAAATTGTTGTGATTAGCctttaatttatgattgttacaGAGTTAATTTAATGGAACCTTACAACACTTTTAAAGttgaaaatgtataatgtaacaCAGAACAAtgcattacaataaaaaaaggaaaatatagaGTGatgtccaaaagtctgagaccacattaaAAATCTGTGAATCTGGAAATGAACATAAagtttttgaaatttttgcatatgttccacaacatttaatttaactacaaactgaaaaaagtgtaattttgTTAAAGGACCATGTGTTATTGTTGAAGTGTTGCAGTGATCctgtataaaaggaataaatcaaTCAAGCATGtagttttatgtaaaaataatcaGCTCTGGGATGATAATGACTTTgtgtcatcacaccaccctgtcactgattattttaatgcacattgCTCTGTGTTTTGTCTCTTATGTAAGAGCTCcatttgcaaaaaaaaccttcactgaaaaattcatgaatgtattctacaaaaatatttttacacagaCATTAAATGACACCCCAACAAATACCTTTAGACTTCAGCTGTAAGTGAGTTTAGAATAAAAAGCCTTTTCGTATCAGTACAGGAAAACATGTAGAAATTCTGCTCTGTGATTTTCACACCTGCACTACAGATGCAGTGTACTGTATAGAGACAAGGCTGAAACAAATTACAGTATTTCTACACTATTTATAAACaatgtgtaacttttttttccatcagtccATGTTGGTCGTGACTCCAGCAGTCTCCTGTCTGAAGAGCAGCTGCTGTGTTCGATCTGTCTGGATGTGTTCACTGATCCAGTCACCACTCCATGTGGACACAACTTCTGCAAGAGCTGCCTTACACAGTGCTGGGAGAAGAGTCAACACTGTCACTGTCCATTATGTAAAGAGAAATTCACCAAGAGACCTGAACTGAAGATTAATACAACACTGAGAGAGGTTGCAGATCACTTCAAGAAGAAAAGTGGTCCTGATAAACCCGAGTTTCTTTGTGACGCCTGCACTGGAGAGAAGCTGAAGGCCCTGAAATCCTGTCTGGATTGTTGTGCAGCTTTCTGTAAAACTCATTTAGAGCCACATAATAACATTCCAAAGCTCAAGAAACACAAACTAATAAACCCtgtggagaacctggaggactACATATGCCAGAAACATGAGAGAGCTCTGGAGCTGTTCTGTAGAGATgatcagacgtgtgtgtgtcagttctgCACTGAAGGAGATCACAAGAATCACAACACTGTTCCTGTAGAggaggagagcagagagaggaaggTGAGAATCACTGATTAACATCAACTTTGGACATCACTATACATAATGCAACTTAAATTATTGAGGGATAAATCAGATCGGAAGATTTTAAGTTCAAATTCCAAGACCAATTCCaaagaaataatttattaaagaaaagaatttaTAAAGAAAGTTATGATAAACCCTTTTTAACAAAACAGAGgaacaaatttaataaaataaagtcaattATTTGTCTTCTGCTCTGTCCTCAGGCACAGCTGGGgaaaacacagacagatgtgCAGCAGATGATTCAGGACCGAATGAAGAAGATCCAAGAGATCAAACACTCAGTAGAGCTCAGTAAAGTGTGTAAAACATGACATGAGATTATATCTGCTACACTCagtagttttaattttattttgtagaaatGAACAAACTGCATTAAACTGTAGTTCACTATTCAGTGTTACatgatgaaagtgaaaatgtgttCCTCCTTTAGAGaagcacagagaaagagaaagcagacaGTGTTGAAGTCTTCACTGCTCTGATTCGCTCCATTGAGAGAAGTCAGGCTGAGCTGCTCGAGGTGATGGAGGAGAAGCAGAAAGCAGCAGAGAGGCAGGCTGAAGGACTCATTAAAGAGCTGGAGCAGGAAATCACTGTGCTAAAGAGGAGAgacactgagctggagcagctctcacacactgagGAGCATCTCCACCTCCTACAGGTcagtgttcctctctctgttcccTGGCAATGCAGAACATCACAGAACAACACTCACCATGCTGAGGGatttctcctctctcctgctCTACTGTAGATTTACTCCTCCATGTGCAGCCCTCCACACACCAAGAACTGGACTGAGATCAGTATTAACACTGATCTGAGTGGGGACACTGTGAGGACAGCTCTGTCTCAGCTTCAGCAGACTCTGAATGAGAAACTCACTAAAACACTCAATGACAAGTTAAAGGAAACAGGTGAGAAACTTTTAGTGTATAATATTGTGTTAAATGCATTgagaaaaatattgaaataaaaccaTATGAAATCTAATGAAATCTAAGTGATGTTTGTGTAATTAGTTTCCACAGAACTGAAGAGGATTCAGCAGTATGCAGGTACAGTGAGGTTTCTGATTTCCTCtcataataaaatgtacatatcagcatcacaccactgcatcaTCAGACTTATTTTCATCTGTAgacctctttttttaatttttaatgtttaaatatttattcttcTACAAATCCTCTTATAAATCCTAATGAATATGATCCACTGGATGatgatttaatcttttttttacctGCATACTCAtatcacacactgtgtgtttctctcagtggATGTGACTCTGGATCCTGATACAGCTCATCCTCAACTCATCCTGTCTGCTGATGGAAAACAAGTGACACACGGAGACACACGACAGAATCTCCCTTATACACCACAGAGGTTTaatgaatgtgtctgtgttgtggGAAAGCAGAGTTTCTCCTCAGGGAGATTCTATTATGAGGTGCAGGTCAGAGGCAAAACTGATTGGGATCTCGGCGTCGCCACAGAGTCCATTAACAGAAAGGGGAAGATTAATCTGAGACCTCAGAATGGATTCTGGACTGTGTGGTTGAGGAATGAGAATCAGTACAGTGCTAATGCTGGTCCCGCCGTCCCcctcacactgagagagaaggtGGAGAAGGTGGGGGTGTTTGTGGATTATGAGGAGGGACTGGTCTCCTTTTATGATGTGAAATCAAGCTCTCATATCTACTCTTTCACTGGTCAGTCTTTCACTGAGAAACTCTATCCATACTTCAGTCCTTATTTAAATGAAGGAGGCAAAAATTCAGTGCCACTGATCATCTCTCctgtatttaacactgaatgatttttttcacttcacAAATTTAATCATCTATTAAATggtgagaataaaaataagtatttaaCTTTTTCTGGTAATTCATAGAAATACATAATTCCCTTTTAAAATGCATGTTTGCATAGTATACACTCAGTTTACCTGTTTTTCTGACATTACCAAGCATGTTTTTGCCTGCCTTCAGTATCCTGGTTTGACCTTGACTTTGTTCCCTGGTTTACGTTTTCTACCTTGCCTAGTACATCCTGTTTATTGATCACCTGACATAAGCCTGTTTTTGACTTTGATTCTTCCTAGTGTTTTTTGGATTGTCTGAACTGTTTTTCCTTAAAGCTCTGTCACCTGCAATTGCATCCATCTTAGCCTCCATTACATGACACGTATGCAGTTTATTTTAATacctggtgtttttttgtttgtttgtttgtttttttacataaaCCAATCATTTTAATCCTAAAGtctgtttattaataaagatcatttacATATTGACGCAGAATATAATATGATCAATAAAATTTATTAAGAGCATGtctgtgtagtgtagtgtgttacGCAGCCCCCTGATGTAGCAAGAGCAGAAGTTTTAAAAGATGCATTCAGCTTCACGTgactcagaggaagcacgtctTAGCCTTCTCCCTCTTAGCCTAGTCCCTCCTACGGGACTAAATTATGGAGGAAAAatcttttctaaaataaaaatacaaacaaattattttatacaaGATCTGCAAAAAGTGATAATTGCCAGCATGTTATCCTCTGTGTAATAAAACTTTTTGGTGTCTTTTCTCAGAGGTGTGGTGTTTGGATGGTGAAGGAGCAGCAAGTGAAAGACTTTTATGCTCCTCACTTCTGTGATGAACCACATCaatgctgaatgtgtgtgtgtgtgtgtgtgtgtgcatggtgctttgtgatggactggtataACATCCAGCAGGGTTCCCAGGATAGAGTCCTGATCAACCACAACTCAGATCAGGAttactgatgaatgaatgaatgaatcagtcaatcaatcaatcaatcaatcaatatttCATCTGCTATAAATTCTGTCACCCTGTGGTACAAAGGTGAAATGATGTGGCCCACAAGAAAGGTTATTCAAGCAGCACGCTGATTTCTTCAAAATCCCAAAGTAGGATGGaaggctcattaatattcatgagagAAGCACTACTTGATTGGGCGGTGAAAAGGTTTGGATCTGAGTCTGATGTTTCATGTTGCTGCACTTGACCGTTTTATGACTGCTGTCAAAAGACATCATGAGGAGATAACACTGACTATTGCTTCCAGTAAGAGCAGTAAGTCCAGTATTAACTTTACAGGACCACGCACTGTGAGAGCATAGCACAGGACATAAACatgtgaataaaacacaataaattttAGCAGAAACCAGGCCACATGTTCACCATTGTAACGTGGGGTTtgggttttgtttgtgtttcttgttcattgctctcatgtcttttattttggagtttAGTCATGGTTCCTGTCTAGTCATGTGTTCCTTGTCCCTCCTGTGATCTTGTCATGTGTTACCCTTGTCTttgtgtcatgttctgattggttccttggtttcatgtgtcttgttctgattggttgattaagTCATGTGTCCTTGATTGTTTGGTGTATATATAGCCCTCATGTAGCCATTGTCTCTTGTCGTGTATTGATTTTGTAACCTGCAGTCTGTTGTAGTCAAGTTTGTTCATGCCAAGCCAAGTCTGTCCAAGTTAAGtcaagtctttatttgtattttggttttcactttgttaaataaagctgCACTTGGGTTCATCACCACGCTCGCCTCGGTGGACTAATGTTACAGAATACACGACCGCTACCATGAACCCAGCAGCTTCTCGCCTCCTCTGCCTTCATCAAGGCATCAGGACCATACAGGATTATGTTGAGGACTTTTGTGGATTGTGCCATTTAGTGGACACTAATGACGTGGCCCTCAAAGACATTTTCCGTTTTGGCCTCACAAAAGAAATCTCTTTGTTAATGCCATGTCACACGCCTCACTGGACTCTGGCCAAATATATTCACTTTGCACTCCGGTTGAGTGGTTCCTCGTTCACTGTGGGGATTGCGGATGAGGAACCTTGCTATCTTCTAGTACCCACCACACCGGAGCATTGTCCTGTCCCGACCGTCATGTCAGGAGTTGCTCACATCAAGCCAGGGCCTGCTCACGTCATGCCTGCTACTCCAGGGCCTGCTCACATCATGTCTGCTACTCAAGGGCCTGCTCACGTCATGCCTGCCAAGCCAGGGCCTGCTCACGTCATGCCTCCCACTCCAGGGCCTGCTCACGTCATGCCCCTGCTCACGTCATGCCTCCCACTCCAGGGCCTGCTCACGTCATGCCTCCCACTCCAGGGCCTCttcacaaaatggctgccaacCCAAGGACTGTTTACAAGATGGCCGCCACGCCTGATTCCCCggccaagatggccgccacgCCTGATTCCCCAGCCAAGATGGCCACCACGCCTGAGCCTCACCATGCCACGACCATCACGTCAGAACCTCGTCATGTCACGGCTGCTACTCCTGAGTCTCGACCCATCATGACTGCCATGTCAGAGCTTACAGTCAAGATGGCTGCCACGCCAGAGCCTTGTCATGCCATGGCCACCTTGCCAGAACCCCGTCATGCCATGGATGCCATGCAAGTTTCCcctaagaattttttttgggggggatatAGTACCCAAGCTCCTGCGAATGCGGAGCTTGGGCCAGGACTGATGAGACTGATTGCCAGTGTGATGGATCCACCTCTGATGTCAGTGCGAGCAGCTGGCATCCCAGAGGCCTCCCCTGTCCACGAGTCTGCCCCAGAGGCCTCCCCTGTCCACGAGTCTGCCCCAGAGGCCTCCCCTGTCCACGAGTCTGAGGCGGCGGCGTCCGCTGCAGAACCTCCTGAGGCGGCGGCATCCATTTCTGAACTCTCTGCCTGTCCTGTCACGGCCAAGGAGGCCATTTATGAACTCCCGCCTGATCCGCCTTGGTGGGCACCTGCCTTGTTAGCTCTACATTGGTGGACATCTGCTCTGCTGTGGTGGTCATCTGCTCCGCCGTGGGGATCTTTGCTCTCACGGCTCTGCTGTGGTGGTCGTCCGCTCCACCGTGGGGATCTTCGGACCCATCTGCTCAGCTGTGGTGGTCATCTGCTCCACCGTGGGGATCTTCGGACCCATCTGCTCCGCCCTGGTGCCCTTCAGCTCCGCCTGCTCCGCCCTGGTGCCCTTCAGCTCCGCCTACTCCGCCCTGGTACCCTTCTGCTCCGCCGTGACTGCCTGCTCTGCCATGGCTCCATGCTCCTCTGGATCTGACCTGGTGGTCCCCTGGCCCTCCACTGTTTCACGGTCTGTCACTGCTCCATGGCCCTGGCCCTCCACTGTTCCACAGTCTACCACTGTTTCATGACCCATGGTCTTGCCCATTGTTCCACGGTCCATGTCATTATCCAGATCCTGTTCCCCTTCACGGGCCTggccctccatccctccccctGTTCCACCTTCGCTCTACCACCCTCCTGGACTTGTTAGGTTTGAGCCACCCTTAGAGGGGGGGATATGTAACGTGGGGTTtgggttttgtttgtgtttcttgttcattgctctcatgtcttttattttggagtttAGTCATGGTTCCTGTCTAgtcatgtgttccttgcccctcCTGTGATCTTGTCATGTGTTACCCTTGTCTttgtgtcatgttctgattggttccttggTTTCAAGTgtcttgttctgattggttgattatgTCATGTGTCCTTGATTGTTTGGTGTGTATATAGCCCTCATGTAGCCATTGTCTCTTGTCGTGTATTGATGTTGTAACCTGCAGTCTGTTGTAGTCAAGTTTGTTCATGCCAAGCCAAGTCTGTCCAAGTTAAGtcaagtctttatttgtattttggttttcactttgttaaataaagctgCACTTGGGTTCATCACCACGCTCGCCTCGGTGGACTAATGTTACAACCATCTACCATTTAGTGTTATTTAGTAATAGCGGCTACACAACAACTCTATTACATATTACTGTGTTATACCACAAATAccccaatcagccataacattaaaaccactgacaggtgaagtgcataacattgattatcttgctcccgtggcacctgtcaaggggtgggatacattaggcagcaagtgaacagtccgTTCTCGATGCTGATGTGTTgaagaaaaatgggcaagcgtaaggagcaactttgacaagggccaaattgtgatggctagacaactgggtcagagcatctccaaaacagcaggtcttgtggggtgttctcagtatgcagtggttagtaactaccaaaagtggtccaaggaaggacaaccagtgaaccggcgacagggtcatggaggCTCATTGATGtccgtggggagcgaaggctagcccatctggtctgatcccactgtagcacaaattgctgaaaaagttaatgctggctatgataggaaggtgtcagaacatacagtgcatcacagaccagtcagagtggccatgctgacctctgtccactgccaaaagcacctaaAATGGGCACatgaacatcagaactggaccattgGAGCTTCCAAATGGAGCattggaagaaggtggcctggtctgatgaatcatgtttcttttacatcatgtggatggccgggtgcgtgtgcgtcgcttacctggggaaaaaGTGGCACCAGggtgcactatgggaagaaggcaagctggcggaggcagtgatatatatatatatatatatatatatatatatatatatatatatatatatatatatatatatacagtcaggtccagagtttttgtgattttgcctttatacaccaccacaatggatctgaaataaaacaatcaagatgtgaattgtagattttcagctttattttaagagattccacaaaaatatggcatttaccatttaggaattacagccattttcaacaaagtacctccattttcaggggctcaaaggtatttggacaaagtgacataattgtaaatataaccataattttaatacttggatgaaaatcctttgcagtcactgactgccttaagtctggagcccatgttctcaaaactcaaattatgagtttcctccctggagatgctttgccagaccttcaatgcagccaccttcagttgctgcttgtttgtgggtatttttgccttcagtcttgtcttcagtaagtgaaaagcatgctctattgggttgagatcaggcgactgactttgccattgaagaatatttcatttctttgccttcaaaaagtcttcagttgctttcgcagtatgtttagggtcattatccacctggtggtggtagcatcaagctttagggctgcttttcttcagccggaactggggcttttatcaaggtggaggaaatcatgaatagctaATAACAGTTGATTTTAATAAGATTTAGAAGTACATATTCCCTTTTAAAGTGcatgcacagttttttttttaatactgggGTTTATTGtgcataaacaaatatttttaattctacACATTATTCTTGtggaaactaaataaatataaataatgataatttacAGTCCACATTGTGCCTTCAGAATTTAATAAGATCAATAAAATGGGAGGGGGGGTGgataattaatattcatgatgGAAGCGCTACCTGATTGGCCGGTGATACGTTTCGGCTCCGACGTTCTGTTACCTTCGTTGTGAGTTTTTTGGtctgtttgtttagtttttgttcACAAACGTTAGCACATGGAAATACATAAAGACAGTAAATTCTGCTATTTGCCTCGGTGTCCGGAGCCATTGTTGTTCAAACCGTAGCGCAGCATTTAAACGTCAGAGCCGGCACATTTCACCGGCCAATCAGGTAGCTTcctttatgaatattaataagtgTTCTCATGGCATCGTACGTTTAAATTTAGCAGCACATAGATGtcagtcacaaacacacaaaatgatgcgaaatttaaaatactgatttagacatttattttatatatgtattagaTTTAGAACCGATCTTTTTTACTTAGaagtgttatttaaaatttatttgtcaGCCATTAAACTCGTCTCCATGGTAACTCCATAAAACCCACAGAGCACAACTGTACGTCACGTAGAGCGTTCATGCTAAAGGCTCGCGCGCCGCTGAGACGGTCAAACCTACGTAAAGAGGAAGCGCTCTGGCTCTTTCCAAAATGGCGGCCACCATAGAGAACAGCAGTGCTGGAGCTGCgaataagaaaaaacatttaggAATTCCTGAAGCAGTGTTTGTAGTGAGTAATCACCGGTCAGATTAATGTAAATGAAGTGTGGAGTAAACACTGGTTCTTTTGTAAGCGTTTTAACGTCTTTAGAGTGGAGACCGTGGAGATTAGCCGTTATCTTAGCTCGCTGTGCTAACACGGTCCAGGAGCTGAAGTTCCTCCGTGTCCTTTTAAGGCTGTGGCTCATGCTGGCTAACAGGCTAAAGCTAACTCACGCCTTTATTATAAACCATAGGCTTGGTCTTGCAGATATTTTTCAGTTTGTGGTCGCTTCTGAAACCGTAGCCCAACTTTCAGTGCGATAATTAGTTATGACTGTTAAACTGTTTTCTGGATTATTCTTCTTTAGTCTGTTACTGATCTGCAGATCTGATCAGTGATGAAATGTGTGATTTGATGAGAGCATGCACATGATAAAGAGGTGAAAAAGTGAAATACTGAATTTAAGAAAGGATgggatgaaaatgaaatggaggtgtgaatgtgtgtacattttacatGCACAGCATTATGATGCTCTTGTGTGGAGAAACTTAGAGAAGTGCTCTGTATTCTCTTTTAAATTATATCCTTATCAGATCAGGGTCCAAGAATACTATCAAGCTAAAACActgttagagaggagttagtacaGCAGGAAAACAACACACAGGTCAAGGGATTTCtttgaataatttaaattaatgttcatttatttgctTGGTCAAGATTAGTCTTAGTCTGCACATCCCGACAGCCAGAAGACATTAATTCCAGCAAAGACTGCCCGAACAGACAAGACGTCATGATGCATGTCCTtcttgtatttattcatttgactgatgttttctttttatccaaagcgacgtAGAAATGGGCTGAGCAGCTTAGGATTAAGGGCCTCGCTCACAatctcacaaccttctgatcagtagtccagagCATTAATCGCCA
This genomic interval from Pangasianodon hypophthalmus isolate fPanHyp1 chromosome 4, fPanHyp1.pri, whole genome shotgun sequence contains the following:
- the LOC113540326 gene encoding zinc-binding protein A33-like, whose translation is MEEPPSFHVGRDSSSLLSEEQLLCSICLDVFTDPVTTPCGHNFCKSCLTQCWEKSQHCHCPLCKEKFTKRPELKINTTLREVADHFKKKSGPDKPEFLCDACTGEKLKALKSCLDCCAAFCKTHLEPHNNIPKLKKHKLINPVENLEDYICQKHERALELFCRDDQTCVCQFCTEGDHKNHNTVPVEEESRERKAQLGKTQTDVQQMIQDRMKKIQEIKHSVELSKRSTEKEKADSVEVFTALIRSIERSQAELLEVMEEKQKAAERQAEGLIKELEQEITVLKRRDTELEQLSHTEEHLHLLQIYSSMCSPPHTKNWTEISINTDLSGDTVRTALSQLQQTLNEKLTKTLNDKLKETVSTELKRIQQYAVDVTLDPDTAHPQLILSADGKQVTHGDTRQNLPYTPQRFNECVCVVGKQSFSSGRFYYEVQVRGKTDWDLGVATESINRKGKINLRPQNGFWTVWLRNENQYSANAGPAVPLTLREKVEKVGVFVDYEEGLVSFYDVKSSSHIYSFTGQSFTEKLYPYFSPYLNEGGKNSVPLIISPVFNTE